A window of Rosa rugosa chromosome 7, drRosRugo1.1, whole genome shotgun sequence genomic DNA:
TCAGCAAGAAACTTTGCATTCGAAGGTTTATCTGTTGGGTTGGAGTCTTTGGAGAGAATTGTTTGTGATTGCAGTGGAATCAAAGTCTGGGAATAAGGAGTGATTGATAGAGACATTTAACAATTTCCCTCATACTAAAGCCTTCTTTGGTTCGATCAAGGCGTGTAAATGAGGGTTTTCTCTACATGCCTCGATCGAGAGCCAAAGAAGACTTTGGTATAAGTTGCAGTAGTCTGATTTATGTTTGTTCCATGCTTTGTTTAAAGTTCTTTACATTTTGTGCTCTTCGATTGATAAAAACTGtttcaatttcttcataaaCAATTGGTTTCACAATTTGCAGAACAAATTCAGGCATCAAGTACAACTCACTCTTGCATACTGATAAACCCACAAATTCAACAAACACAGGAATACCAAGCTGAGTAAGTTGTTTTACCACACCTAAACAACTATATTTCTCACACAAAAACAATAGTGCTTTAATTCAGTCACTAAATTCCAGGTTCTCCAAGCCAGGAGACAGGGTAAAAACAATTCCTCCTCCAACCAAGCGACTAACACCAGAACAAGCCAAACAACAGACCACAATGACAGTCTCACAACTCAATGCATTGGATCCAGATGTATATACGGTATGAAAGGACAACATTTATTTCCGTTTTCATTTCAACAATCACACAGCTTCTAATCTTCAATTTATATTGTACAAGGAGGTCTACTGTACGGCTTCTATCCGTAGATTCTCCATGCACAATGGTTGGTGGTACAAGGGTTGCTCAAGTTGTCATAAACAGctcaaaaaaaaagaggatGCCACTGCATTAAGCTGTATTGACCATGGCACACAGATTCCTCTTCCATGGTAATCCTATTATAATTTTTAGACATTACTGTTTAAAAGACTAGATATATGACAGTCAATGCCAATCGATATTAACCAATGTGACTCCATAATTTAATTTTAAAGGTTTAGGTATAATTTGCTTAGTCTAAATTTTATGGCAGTTTCAAATATTAGTGTTTTAAACATTAGGCAATTGAAAATCAATACCAATCAATGTTAACCAATTCGATTGAAAATAAGTCACCATCTATGCTTTTGATTTTAAAGCTCATTTGTGTAAACAATTTTGTTAGTTTTCAAATTGCTATTATAATCGTTACTTCGACCGTTCACTACATGCTTCGATTAACTGAAAAATAACCTTAGTATCTGAGGAATAGTTATCTCCATGGACTATAATTTAAATTATGTCTGGACAGAGTTGTTAGATACTTTTCCCATTTGtttgtcttttttgtttttttccgtTCATTTCTTATGTACAAATACCTTTTCTGCTCTCTTTACAGGTATAGAGTGGAGATGAAAATTTATGACAAAACTAATCAGGCAACAGTCATGATCATGGGAACAGAAGCAGAGCAACTGTTTGAGATCACCTGTGAAAATTTGGTTAACAAACGATTCTACCCCAAACATGAAACTGTACCAGAAGAAATGCAAAAAGTTATTGACCAAACCTGCCTATTTCTGATCAAGGTGAATTCTTATGGTCAGTTGCTGGTAACAAACATCTTCCCAAATCACCAAGCTGCTCCATCATCAACACAAGCTGAACCAAATACTGCCACACCAGATCGCCTCTCATATCAAAGAAAGAGAATGACTGAAGGAAGCAGCAGAGCATTGTTCATTTCAGATTCTGAAAAAAGGATGAAGAGGTATATATTAAATCCTACCTACACTACCAAATTTTAAATAACTTATTTTACGCCTTCTTAATGCCTACAgttattaattttattattcatTCATCTATTCAAAATTTACAACAGCTTTTAAAATAATACTTTAACTAAATTATATAACGTACCTTATCGTGAACATTAAATACTCTCTCCTTAATTTCCTTCCCAATATTTCTAACCACGTCTACTTCTGGTTTAAAGTGATGCGCAGAACAAGCACACTAGCACAGTAGTGTCCTCATCAACATCATCATTCCCAGAGAAAGaacaatatgaaaaaaaaaccGACTGAGTGAACCTATTTCACTCTCTTTTGTGTCTTTTGACTGCATATGAATCAATGCTTTCTAGCTGCGATACGGATCAGTTTTCAATGCATCTGAATGAATGTCATTCACTGCATTTTGTTTAGCTGCAACTATTGTAATTTAACTTTTTGGACAAATGCAGCAAACTGATCAGTCAAAATCCTTTGTACAATTGGAGTAATTGCTAGCCTAAGTTAAAAAACTAGCAATTTTTGTTATAACTCCAATTAAGCAAAGTTGAAACTCAATGTAATATATGTCTGTAAAAAGTCTTTTACTCTTCAAACAATGTATGACACATTCTATTTCCAATTTCATTCCTTTAATTTCACTGCACAgtttattttaaattttgtttatatCTTTTCAAGTTACAAATATTAATGTTCCATTCTGTTCCATTCTTCTCTCTACAACTGTCTAATATATTCATCATTCATCACATCATCTGTTTCCATATCTACTCATTTAAAACTAACCATCAAATTCAATTGTATacctttatttttatatatccAATGCACTCATTCACTCATAGCAATCTCTAAACAACACTTTGCTGACATTCAGGTATGACATTCTAACCATTTATTGCAACATGATTGAAAATTCTAATTCAATCCTTTTTGTAACACACATTACTTAATCATTATTAcataaattttcagattcagcTTTTCATAATGATGGAACAAATATTAATGTTCCATTCTGTTCCATTCTTCTCTCTACAACTGTCTAATATATTCATCATTCATCACATCATCTGTTTCCATATCTACTCATTTAAAACTAACCATCAAATTCAATTGTATacctttatttttatatatccAATGCACTCATTCACTCATAGCAATCTCTAAACAACACTTTGCTGACATTCAGGTATGACATTCTAACCATTTATTGCAACATGATTGAAAATTCTAATTCAATCCTTTTTGTAACACACATTACTTAATCATTATTAcataaattttcagattcagcTTTTCATAATGATGGATTCTGTGCTCCAAACGACTATCCTACATTcaaaaggtaaggatttatctcTAAAAATTGAAACCTTTGAACAGTGGAACATGATATACCTGTTACTAGAAAACGTGCCAAAGCAAAATTTCAAATTGAAGAACTGGTACAATAGGTATTATCATGTGTCAGACAGTAATTTATCAAAACTGCTACAATGAACTGAGCTATTTGATTTCACAGATGATTTGGGCAATGAACTGAGCTACAATGAACTGAGCTATTTGATTTCGCGGTATAATTCCAGTATTTGAAATGCATGTAAGTCATTTTTCGTCCATGATATATATTTTCTTCACCTTCATTTAAACCAGCTTTCGATAACATGGGATGATCATAATATTTTCTGCAGATGCAGGCAAATCCTCCCATGGAGCACATTCCCCCTCATCAATCATGGGGTCCACCTCAAGGTATTCCACACAATACTGGTGGCGGTCCTGGAGAAACAGCCGCATAATGGTATATCAGCTTCTGGAGAAGAAGCTCCTATGGGTGTTCATACATCATCAAATGCTCAATCAGCACCATCAATGGTCTCGCAGGTTGTTTCtttgactttttttatttttatttaaaatttattgaatattaaaatggaaaaaaattATTGTAATAACTGGTCAGCCATGTTGTTCTGGTTGCATATTGAAAAACTATTATCTTGAGAATGTCTTTACAGGTCCTGTGATGAGACATGATCTTTTGAGGTCCATTTAAATGTTGCTTTCTATTAGGACCTAACTTTTTATATCATCATCATTCAAATTTCCACGCAGTTATTGATAAAAAGGACTACCCTCATATCAAGAAAAAAATGGAGGAAGGTCGTCTCTATGAGATTTTCCAGTTTCACACCAAAGACAACACATCCAACTACAAAGTGATTGACCATCGACCTCAAATTCATTTCAATCGAACAACAGCATTTTTTGAAGTTGAAGACACTTTCCCGCCCATTCCACGCCATGCATTATTTCTCCTTGAATTTGACCAGCTCAAAGCAATTATGGAGAATCAAAAGGTTCTTATAGGCAAGTTTATAACATCTAAATGAATGATCTAATTTTGTGCATATCATATACTTTGTGATTTTAACTAATCCTCTGTCTTATTGTGTGATGCAAGATCTATATGGCTGTTTGAAATCTGTTGTGCAAGAATGCCAAGTCGCTCTCAAAAATGAAAACAGAATGGAAACAAACTGTGAAATCATACTTGAAAACTTGAGGTATCATATTAAGAAATCCTTTCAACATTACAAATATTTTTCTGTCTAACTCACAATCAGAAACAAACTTTTTAAACTTGAAATACAGAAGAGAGGATGTAGGGATCGCCCTCTGGCGCCATACTGCAAGGCGATTTCATGTAGAGGCCATTCAAAAACATCCTGCACCTTTGTTGATCGTATTCAGAAGATTGAAGGTTGGTGTattccaagacaaaatatttgCCTCAATCTCTTTTCCTAACTTTATATCAGTATTTTCgtttaaatttaaatttgattAGAAAGAACCAATGGAAATTAACAATATTTTTGTTTACATATTTGAGAAAAAGCAATCCTATTTCTGAATAAACTTGAATTCACCGGATTACCAGACTTGATTTGTCGTAGTCTAGACCATACATATTGTTTGCTCTTTTCTATCCTGGATATTGTTATTCACATAATACACTATTCTTTAAACAATAAATTCTCTAACTGTTTGGCTTTTTATGATTATCAGACCAGATTAATCCATCAACTACACAGCATACTTGCTTCATCATCGATTCATCCATTCCTCAGAGAGAAGAATATATGAAAGAGTAAGTCTTTTCATTGTAATAAAATCTATTTATTCTTACTGTAGACATATGAAATGCTTATGTCATGCCGTAATTTCGGAAAATACTCTATTCAGTACTCATAGGAAAATTTTACTTCTGTATGGATATCCAACATTTcaattatatattaaaaaaaaacactattGCTTCAGAATTTGAACTAGCTACTTGATTCTGCTCTTCTTTTTTTAAAGCTCCTTTCTTTTCTGTGGATATCCAACACTTGAatcatttttctaaattttcagAATCATTAACAATACAAGCTCGAAATTTTTTGCAGATTTTCAAAACCAGGGGTCAAAATCAAGGTGATTCCATATTCATTCAGGTCCCCAACACCAGAACAAGTAAATGACTCCAAAAAAATGACTGTGTCTAATCTCAATACACTGAATCCAAAATCATACGGTATGAAAAAGTACCTTCTCCACTATTATCAACATTCACATTTTTTCCCCTTCTATACTCTAACaacatatatgtatacatacagACAAAGATGGTGTATTGTGCTGCTTGGATATGTAGATTCTCGACAAAGAACAATTGGTGGTACAAAGGATGTCCTTCTTAGGATGTCCATCTTGCTATAAACAATTAAGACAGAAACAGAACAGTGATCATTTCACCTTTACACAGCAACATGTTCAGATTGCTCTTCCCTGGTATACTTTATAAAACCATGAgagtttaattttattaaatttcaaTTCAATCATGACAGTTTGACTACTCTATCTATGTTTTCCTCATTCCAATCAATCATTTTATGTGCAATTATAGGCTTTACATAACAATTGAGGATGTTGGCAATGAAGCAACTGTCGTGCTGATCGGAAAACAAGCTGCGCAAATATTTGGTGCTGCCTGTCAAGAGTTGGTAACTAACCGACTGTATCCAGATAAATAAACACTaccagaagaaattgaaaatacTATTGGTAAACTGATTGTCAGAGGAGTCTACCCAGATCCACAAGATTCACTACCGTCTACAGAACTTGGACCAATGACCACAACAACAGATTATCCACCTTCACAAAAAGAAGAAGTCATTGAAACAACTGAAAAACCACTGTGTTTTTACCTCAGCAAAAAGGCTGAAGAGGTAACAATTAGATAAACTTAATAGTCCAAAAATCATTGTTCAATTGTACCATACCATTTACACAATATTGCTAATCGATTCAATCTTAATTACTTTCTTTTAAATTGATACGCAGGCTCAACATCAAACAGCCACATCATCATCAATCAATGACCAAAAGACCTAGGAGCAAAGACCTCATCAACCAGAAAGGAGTGTTTTGTATGTTTTTGTAGTATAACACTTATGCTATTTATGCAGCTGCAATGAGTACAACTTTTTCTTTATATCTGTACTTAATGAATCAACTGGAGTCTTTTGTCTAACTACTTTTTGATCATAAACTCCAGTTGATTTACCAGCTGTAACTAAAACTGACCAACTTCTACTCAACAATGTATATCTGTAATCGATGTATATTAGTTGGTTCAGCTAGGTTTGTCAGCTACCTTTGTAAATCTGTACTCAATGAATCAACTGGACGTTTTTGTGTAATACTTTCTTTATGAACTCCATTTAATTTAGCATGCTCATTTTTTGAATACTAAAAACATTGACCATGTTAGCTACTCTGTACCATCTTCTACTGAACAATGTGCAAATCATATTGTATTAATAACATGTAATGTTTTATCCTTTTAATCATCGTAGCAGCTTTTGTTTCAAATAATTCTTCCATTATATTTAATGCATTCACTATACAATTACATGTATAGCACACTATtcaaaaaaacagaaacaagaacaattcttcatcttctccaaatttCAGGTATCTATCTACAGTATTACATGTTTTCATCATATTATTATTGTCTCTCTCAAAGTTACTGATCTGAAATGAGTTTTCTACTCTTTGCAGACTCAATGAAAATAAAGACATCAAAATACGAACGACAACACCATCACtaaatttctgtttttcttaTAAAAGGTACATCACTTATGTTTTCAATTTCTGTTCAATGTCTTTATCTTCATATTACTCAATTCCTCATTTCCCAAATTCGaaatttgtccaaaaaaaaaaaaaaccaaaacctcaaACTTAATCAAGTCTTATTCATTTCTTCAAAAATCAGCTCTACCATTTCAGCCCTATAAAAATGTTAAAATTCAATAGATACAGAAATTCAGTCATTCAAGATATGTATGTGTTTCTCTTTTCAAGTGGTATACAATGtatttttaattgttttcctcttctttaGCATTTTTGTATTAGACCTCTAAATTGTTGATCGATATCTTTATAAGTTCAAATAAGTTAGGTATTACTATCTTCTTCATTGATGAAGAAACAATCAGTTAGGGAAAAGAAATAATGGTTATTCTTACAGATTTATAGCAGTTTTTTGAACTAAAGTCATTCAATTACAATACGTATTGGATATTTGGATGTTCTTAAGTTATCTTAGTTTGGGACAAGATAATAAAATGTCTTTAGTTTTGTTTAATCAAGGGGTATAGATTGTTGTTTAATCAAGTAGTATAAGATATAATTAACACATTTGCATTATTTAATACAATTCACTAATTTCAATAACATATTGAACATTATGTACCTACGCAAATCTACAGTAAAGCGCAAGGAGCAAAGAAGTGGCCCTCCTTTCAAAAGTAAGCAAACCTTGGCATTTCACTACAAATCGTttatcttttggttttctttctcAAATTGGGTTCCTTAATTTCTCTCTGaataattcaaattttttttttttgatgcatTGATTGATTGGGAATTCGGTTTTCACCGTCCATTGCTACAATATCATGGAGAATATcatgaaagaacaaaaaattgTTCTGTGATATTCTAATATTACTTTACACATTACATTTTGGACTTGAACAGAAGTTCAAAACATTTGAAATCTGTCACCCCTCTGTCTGCTCATGCCATAATACAGACTATGTCTTCAGCAACTTCACCAACAGTGAAACCAACAAAGGTCAATTTCTAATTTTATATATGATTTCCTATTCGATTccctttttttgtattttcctgtactaacctttttattttttctcagaGATTTTTGAAACAAAGTCACACAGTTATACCAGTGTCACTCAATATATAAAGGTATTATGTATTACATCCTTTCTGCTCAAAATTATTAAAATCATGAATCTGTCTTTCAATACCTATATGATCAACTGTACATTTCTTGAAATGCAGAAATTTCAGGAATCTGCAGCTGTTGTAAATGATCGCACTCAAAAAGAATTGCACACATTcatttatgaataaaaaagGTACACATTTTTATTAACTTCATATCAATTAGTTTTACTATGTACTCTCTTCCACTTGATAGACAATTTTATCATTGAAATTGTTATATATAATCATTACATTATCACTTAATTATCATTCAACCATCTGTCTATTTGTCACAGATTACCATATTACTTAAAGACGTTTACAATTCAATAAGAATGACTATACACCACTTAAGCAAAAACTCAACATTCACCATAACCTCAACATTATTGTTCCCTAATTACTCCATAGTCATTCTCAGAGAGCTTAAAAGGTCGAACTTCCTAAATTCATTGCAGATTAAGAGCACCAATTTGtccattattttttttcataattaaTTTGTATACATTGTATTTTGTTTTCACAGAATACAAAATCAGAAATGAAACAGATTTATCTAATGCAGATAGATGGTAGATCAACTTCTTCATCTCAAATGTAAGTAATTCTTTCTTAATAAACCTCTCCTTCCAAATTTACCTATTTAATCTATATGTCAATTAATCATGATACCTTTTCCTTCATATTATTCTTTAAATGAACCTTACTTTCCTAAACCCAAACACCAACCTCTTTACATCAGACTATCATTTTCAACATCTGAGATAGTAGCGTTCATCGAGAGAATAATACGGAGGAAAAGATATAGTAATTGACAcatgtatctttttttttattcttcttttctcAAACAATCTTCTACTTATTATACTTCCTCACACACAATATTATTGTTTCTGCATCTGTTATCATACTTCTTCAACTACAAATGTCAGCGAAGTCCACTACAAAAGAAATGTTCAGAGATAAGTAATCCAGCTTCTTAAATATCAAAAActtcctttctcttcttcttttacaGCAAATCCAACTTTGTTTAATtcattttgttcttcttctttttccatcTTCATTCTCACAGAATACAAAATCACAGATCCGTTACATTTAACTTCGTCGCCTCAAAGATAAGTCATTCTTCCTTAATTAACCTCTCTTTCCAACATCAATATGCACATTTAAATTCTGCTAATTTCAATATATCACACAATATATTTCTACTTTTCTAAATTGTTAGTTTTCTAAATTTTCTAAATTAATAGACTTAATTCTTTTTCATGAGTGTTTTCGAAGAGTTAAACACGAGCAACAGAGAgacaaaaacagagagaaacaaagagagagaCAGTGTAAAAAGCAGATAAAGAAGATGCAcagtttttttctttaactaGAAAAACTTCCACAGAGATTAAGGAACGTGAATCTAGAAAGTGGCAGTACTCCAGAACTTTTGCCTTTTAAATTTCCCTCTTTCGACCACATATGAGCCTCATGTATTCATCTAAAATTGAAATCGGATTATATACTTCTCTTTTCTAGCTACTCAAAATTAGAAATCCATAAGCACTTACAGTATTACCATTACAGTTTTGGGTGCTAAACAATTGCTTTCATATTACAAAATATACTAACCTCTGTACATATAACCTGtatccaaaatttgaaatattacaGTTTTCCTTTTATCTCATACtgcatattatttttgtttcataACCCTTACTCCAGTCAATTGACAGCTTACCTATTATTTAATATTTAATCTTTACAGGTCCTATTATATCCTACAGATAAGAACTTACCCATCCACGTCAGCCATCAATATTCACTGGCTACCTTGGATGGATAGATTCTTGGCTCTAGCAGATACTACAATTTATGACAAATTCTCACCTCTACGAGCTACTACAATTGATGAGaaccataaaaaaattaaattgcaTCAATAAACAAATGATGAAATTAGGAAGCAAGTTAGTGGTAGTGGAGATGAGAAGACGAAATTATAGAATGCGATAGAGGTGATCCTTGATCCACAATTACCTCCGTCCCATTCTGtaatttcttcttctcatcTCCACCACCATTAATTTGCTCCCTCATTTCATCAGTTCCTTACTGAtgtaatttactttttttattcttctcatCAATAGTCCTATCTCCTACTGTGGAGAACCAATCCATCCAAGCCAGCCAGTAAACTTTAGCTAGAGTTATAATTAATTCTACCAAAATTTTACTGGCTACGTTTGGATGAATTGCTTCTCGACAGTAGCAGATAGAACTATTGATTTTCACGAACAACTACTCTAATTGAGTGTCCATTCTGTGATCCATTTCTAAATACAGAAGGTACATGATTTTTTCAACTTAATCCACAAACTAAATTTTAAGTATCCTCTATTTAAATCAATAATATCTATTTATTGACAATTCTTAGTTCACGGTTCAGTATCTTCTGTAATATTCGGGAAGCCTCCATTAGCATCAAGAATCACTGTTATCTAACCCAAAAGTCAGTAATCAAAATCACCAACTGCTACACCCTTCTTTCGCGATCATTTTTGTTTTAGTCTGACGGTGGTGTTTTTTAGAATACAAAGCAATTACAAGTTTGTAGAAGAACCAGAGTCCAGAGTTTGttctcatcatcatcaactTCGATCCGCTCTGATTCAATAGAAGAAGAAGTCGAAGCAGCTTTATATGATAGTGGAGTCTGCGAGATTCAGATCGGTGGAGAGAAGAGCATTTCATATCAAAGGTATTGTTTCCCAGATTTCTATGTTTATATTTCATTAAACATCACACATGTTTCATTTCTTTCCAATTGGACATACATATCTTCCCTTTTACTTTCACAATTAGtaagttctttctttttttcctttttctcttttcaaaGTTCACTAATTTATTTAGTATATCTCAAAATAAATGCCCATTTATTTGAATCTGACATTCTTTATATATATTCACCAATTATAATTTACTTTTCTGAATTTTGTATTAGGATATTCAACAAACGAAGCAATCAAATTAGGCGACAAGTTCATACTGACGGCAATGAGGAAAATAAATTACAAAATGGGATGAATGTAATTGTTCATCTAAATGAACATAGCTTGGAGGAACATAGGGTGTTTCAACCCATGCTTGAAAACAAGCTGCTGAAATGTCGAAATATTGCACATTCCATTGAAACACCCTATCTTCCTCCAAGTTATCATCATTTAGATCAACAATTACCTCCCTCGCATTCTCTAATTTCTTTTCCTCATTACCGCCACCAATCACTTGCTCCCTAATCATACTACCATTTATGTACATAATAAAGCCACTAAAATCTATAAATGTGAGTATGCTATACAATACATAAATTTCACTGCCCTTTTGTACTCTTATAAATTCTCAAATGTTATTACATTTATCGTATAATTTCACACTTTTTAATAATCGATTGAAACTTTagattgtttgtttttgtggttTAATTCAAAATTTCTTTCAGGTCTTAAAATACTCTAGAATGGTTTTCTCCATTGTCCGCAGAGAAAAGAAGAGTCCGAATTGGACCTAGGCTTTTCAGCGACCAATGGCTCATTTTGAGTTTGGAATCAGGTGTCTAACagtctctcttttcttctgtttttcaaGGTGCCTCAAACATTAtaattgctaaaaaaaaaattaacaaaacttATCTCTGCTCCAATGAAAAACAAATTTATTCTTACTTTCTAAAATTGGTAACTTTTAAAGCTATGATATTGGTATATCACCAGTTTGTCCAGTAATTTTAATTCATTTATTATTATCTAAAATGACAGTCTGATCTTAAATTGGTATCCTTTTCTTGCAGTTGGCTACCATTTGATACAACACAACAATTCCTCTGCAATACATTCATACAGAATTCAGCAAAAGGAAGCTGCTCTTCTATATATTACCAAATTAAAGGTACTATCTTTTCAAACTTTTATTCATTTACATATTTTCTAATAATGTGTTTTTTTAATATCTTCTACAATCTGATTTACATCTCCTTTATTCCTCCACTTTGATTCAGACACACAGATATCAGTTGTCATTGCCACATGGATCCAATTTAATCCAGTAATTCTCTCCCCTTGCCGCTTCTCGCCTCCATTCTTACATGTTTTTGATTATCTTTGAATTACGTACTTTCGGTATCCATGTTTTAGGAATGTTCCAATTTGCCATTCCAATGGTTCATTGAGAGAGGTTGAAGGTGAGACTTCAAATTTGCCTTTTAATTGACATTCAAAATTTTATAAATTCGTACTTGGAAAGTTGGTGAGTTGGGATAAAATTGGGAAAAAAGCAATGCCATTAATTTACAGATGAAAGTTGGGTTTTGTAACATCAAGAGCGCCAAATGATTTCATCTCTGCTGCATATATTTAAACCAATTATTTGTCATTTCTCATAAGAGTAATAATTTGGTGCATTCAATTCTATATTTAAATCAATTTGGTATCCCTTAACAGGTTCAAAAATTCAAGATTCTACTGATATGCATATTTCTGCGTTATACTATCTGGATATAAAAGATGTCGATTTGATGTCCATTTTCTACCAGTTTTATTTGCATATGTATTAAGTGTTAAGGGTATAATAGGTATTAGATAGGAGTGGTTATTTTAGAATAGTATAAAAGTCTTCACTCTGTAATATTCATCATCAGTTGAGTAAAAATGTAGCCCTCACAAGTTTTTCttgctttctcttctctctttacCTTTCTTCTTCAATGTTTCTCTGTATTGCTTTCATGGTATCAGGAGCTCAGGTCGATCGGTGACCTAGATGTTCTTGCTTCCTCTATCCTTTGCTTTCGCGTTATCAgtttccttcaatttttattttccccaattccaaaccc
This region includes:
- the LOC133721384 gene encoding uncharacterized protein LOC133721384 isoform X1, producing MANEENPRPTLIRNIRPFSLTLKVRVQVSRMWRPRRFQSEIYDGLHYLLIDEMGDTIHARIDESDYPHIANTMQQGGIYDISVFHTQRDRSKCKVANHEVQLCFNESTKFDLVENVVPPIPEYSFHLLEFNELGPQAEHQPLLIDIYGCIKSATPEYQVPIKDTNKMESKLELIVENLRREDLKIFLWGDAARKFNLDSIGASGSAILALITSFRVTKFRQQIQASSTTHSCILINPQIQQTQEYQAEFSKPGDRVKTIPPPTKRLTPEQAKQQTTMTVSQLNALDPDVYTEVYCTASIRRFSMHNGWWYKGCSSCHKQLKKKEDATALSCIDHGTQIPLPWYRVEMKIYDKTNQATVMIMGTEAEQLFEITCENLVNKRFYPKHETVPEEMQKVIDQTCLFLIKVNSYGQLLVTNIFPNHQAAPSSTQAEPNTATPDRLSYQRKRMTEGSSRALFISDSEKRMKSDAQNKHTSTVVSSSTSSFPEKEQYEKKTD
- the LOC133721384 gene encoding uncharacterized protein LOC133721384 isoform X4 — translated: MWRPRRFQSEIYDGLHYLLIDEMGDTIHARIDESDYPHIANTMQQGGIYDISVFHTQRDRSKCKVANHEVQLCFNESTKFDLVENVVPPIPEYSFHLLEFNELGPQAEHQPLLIDIYGCIKSATPEYQVPIKDTNKMESKLELIVENLRREDLKIFLWGDAARKFNLDSIGASGSAILALITSFRVTKFRQQIQASSTTHSCILINPQIQQTQEYQAEFSKPGDRVKTIPPPTKRLTPEQAKQQTTMTVSQLNALDPDVYTEVYCTASIRRFSMHNGWWYKGCSSCHKQLKKKEDATALSCIDHGTQIPLPWYRVEMKIYDKTNQATVMIMGTEAEQLFEITCENLVNKRFYPKHETVPEEMQKVIDQTCLFLIKVNSYGQLLVTNIFPNHQAAPSSTQAEPNTATPDRLSYQRKRMTEGSSRALFISDSEKRMKSDAQNKHTSTVVSSSTSSFPEKEQYEKKTD
- the LOC133721384 gene encoding uncharacterized protein LOC133721384 isoform X3; its protein translation is MANEENPRPTLIRNIRPFSLTLKVRVQVSRMWRPRRFQSEIYDGLHYLLIDEMGDTIHARIDESDYPHIANTMQQGGIYDISVFHTQRDRSKCKVANHEVQLCFNESTKFDLVENVVPPIPEYSFHLLEFNELGPQAEHQPLLIDIYGCIKSATPEYQVPIKDTNKMESKLELIVENLRREDLKIFLWGDAARKFNLDSIGASGSAILALITSFRVTKFRQQIQASSTTHSCILINPQIQQTQEYQAEFSKPGDRVKTIPPPTKRLTPEQAKQQTTMTVSQLNALDPDVYTEVYCTASIRRFSMHNGWWYKGCSSCHKQLKKKEDATALSCIDHGTQIPLPWYRVEMKIYDKTNQATVMIMGTEAEQLFEITCENLVNKRFYPKHETVPEEMQKVIDQTCLFLIKVNSYGQLLVTNIFPNHQAAPSSTQAEPNTATPDRLSYQRKRMTEGSSRALFISDSEKRMKRFSFS
- the LOC133721384 gene encoding uncharacterized protein LOC133721384 isoform X5 gives rise to the protein MKWIDESDYPHIANTMQQGGIYDISVFHTQRDRSKCKVANHEVQLCFNESTKFDLVENVVPPIPEYSFHLLEFNELGPQAEHQPLLIDIYGCIKSATPEYQVPIKDTNKMESKLELIVENLRREDLKIFLWGDAARKFNLDSIGASGSAILALITSFRVTKFRQQIQASSTTHSCILINPQIQQTQEYQAEFSKPGDRVKTIPPPTKRLTPEQAKQQTTMTVSQLNALDPDVYTEVYCTASIRRFSMHNGWWYKGCSSCHKQLKKKEDATALSCIDHGTQIPLPWYRVEMKIYDKTNQATVMIMGTEAEQLFEITCENLVNKRFYPKHETVPEEMQKVIDQTCLFLIKVNSYGQLLVTNIFPNHQAAPSSTQAEPNTATPDRLSYQRKRMTEGSSRALFISDSEKRMKSDAQNKHTSTVVSSSTSSFPEKEQYEKKTD
- the LOC133721222 gene encoding uncharacterized protein LOC133721222 isoform X1, whose product is MIVESARFRSVERRAFHIKEKRRVRIGPRLFSDQWLILSLESVGYHLIQHNNSSAIHSYRIQQKEAALLYITKLKTHRYQLSLPHGSNLIQNVPICHSNGSLREVEVSISVYSNNDVLLHVQSQTEKRC
- the LOC133721222 gene encoding uncharacterized protein LOC133721222 isoform X2, whose protein sequence is MIVESARFRSVERRAFHIKVGYHLIQHNNSSAIHSYRIQQKEAALLYITKLKTHRYQLSLPHGSNLIQNVPICHSNGSLREVEVSISVYSNNDVLLHVQSQTEKRC